One region of Pseudomonas alvandae genomic DNA includes:
- a CDS encoding TolC family protein encodes MKSLVALWLVALSFGALADNGQASTYVDLWQLHQEAQGADPRVLRAQALTRSGEGNERAAFGQLLPQLNASGSVNRSRRDDELSRIQYNGKRMAVMLNQVIYDPQVWRSYQRYVELARQSEFESDDTRVQASIDLSERYFAVLAAEDELALVRSELDATERNLKRVNALYARQMAMVTDTLDLEARVDALKADEIEAVNKVEVSREAISELVGREVREPFKRIAESPAFSLPAQAQDYWVQTALDSNPALHAREHSIRAAEAAIGEAKAGHLPKLGLNLMAQRSDIGYEGALAPRSDNLVASLDLQMPLYSGGTTRARVSTSESDKEAAQQELEALRRQVIKETRTAYLGMTAELSRIKATHRALESAEKSRLATEKAFSYGVKNAVDVLDSIKEEFRARRDFYQSQYRFVTSLLVLHRWSGRLGEGDIRKANDWLATPGSSDVR; translated from the coding sequence ATGAAATCTCTGGTCGCGCTGTGGTTGGTCGCCCTGTCGTTTGGCGCCCTTGCGGACAATGGGCAGGCGTCTACCTATGTCGATCTCTGGCAGTTGCATCAAGAGGCGCAGGGCGCCGATCCGCGTGTCCTGCGGGCGCAGGCCTTGACTCGCAGTGGCGAAGGCAACGAGCGTGCGGCCTTCGGTCAATTGTTGCCGCAGCTCAACGCCAGCGGCAGCGTCAACCGCAGCCGGCGCGACGATGAGCTGAGCCGTATCCAGTACAACGGCAAGCGCATGGCGGTGATGCTCAACCAGGTCATCTACGACCCGCAGGTCTGGCGCAGTTACCAGCGCTACGTGGAGCTGGCGCGCCAGAGCGAATTTGAGTCCGATGACACGCGAGTGCAGGCCAGCATTGACCTGTCCGAGCGGTATTTTGCCGTGCTTGCCGCCGAGGACGAATTGGCCCTGGTGCGTAGCGAGCTGGACGCGACCGAACGCAATCTCAAGCGCGTCAACGCCCTGTATGCGCGGCAGATGGCAATGGTGACCGACACGCTGGACCTCGAGGCGCGTGTGGATGCGCTCAAGGCTGACGAGATCGAAGCCGTCAACAAGGTCGAGGTCAGCCGCGAAGCCATCTCCGAATTGGTGGGGCGCGAGGTTCGGGAGCCGTTCAAGCGCATCGCCGAGAGTCCGGCGTTCAGTCTGCCGGCCCAAGCGCAGGATTACTGGGTGCAGACTGCGCTGGACAGCAACCCGGCGCTGCACGCTCGCGAACACAGCATTCGCGCCGCCGAAGCCGCCATCGGAGAAGCCAAGGCCGGCCATCTGCCCAAGCTGGGCCTGAACCTGATGGCGCAACGCAGCGACATCGGCTACGAAGGTGCGCTGGCGCCTCGCTCGGACAATCTCGTCGCGTCCCTGGACTTGCAGATGCCGCTCTACAGTGGCGGCACCACCCGCGCCCGGGTGTCGACTTCCGAGAGCGACAAGGAGGCCGCGCAACAAGAACTCGAGGCGTTACGGCGCCAAGTCATCAAGGAGACTCGCACGGCCTACCTGGGCATGACCGCCGAGCTAAGCCGTATCAAGGCGACGCATCGCGCGCTCGAATCGGCCGAGAAGTCGCGACTCGCCACGGAGAAGGCCTTTTCCTATGGCGTCAAGAATGCCGTGGACGTACTGGACAGCATCAAGGAGGAGTTTCGCGCGCGGCGTGATTTCTATCAGTCGCAGTACCGCTTCGTGACCAGCCTGCTTGTCCTGCATCGTTGGAGTGGCAGGTTGGGGGAGGGTGATATACGCAAGGCCAACGACTGGCTGGCTACCCCCGGTTCATCGGATGTGCGGTAG